A single window of Zootoca vivipara chromosome 17, rZooViv1.1, whole genome shotgun sequence DNA harbors:
- the MCL1 gene encoding induced myeloid leukemia cell differentiation protein Mcl-1 yields the protein MFNKKSSVVLYCGGAASMAPATPVSPGAGGGGGSSSSNGASAAAVFTANGRSEGAGPFSPRIGRGWGASVFPEGPLARLGSGAPLAGPLARIGPFEVAPRALIGSSAAAAVGAARPLALALPEGELDGCDEDDDVEAAETGGLPSPTPSLESIPCSQGDDDEAPVAAAPAPDDLRKVTLELVSRYLHEAASGDADAKGPSGGGGGKKILKGLLGRLGTTHEEEAAAAALTCGAQALETLRRVGDNILDKHQLAFQGMLRKMEINKEDDLETVSKVAKHLFSDGITNWGRIVTLISFGAFLAKHLKSINQESAIGPLAELITEVLVTDKREWILNNNAWEGFVNFFHVEDVEGSIRSVLMAFAGVAGIGAGLAYMIR from the exons ATGTTTAATAAGAAGTCCTCCGTGGTGTTGTATTGTGGTGGCGCAGCGAGCATGGCGCCCGCCACGCCGGTATCCCCCGGGGCcggcggaggcggaggcagcagcagcagcaacggagCCTCCGCCGCAGCCGTCTTCACCGCCAATGGCCGCTCTGAGGGCGCCGGCCCGTTTTCGCCTCGGATTGGGCGCGGCTGGGGGGCCAGCGTCTTCCCTGAGGGCCCCTTGGCGCGACTTGGCTCGGGGGCGCCCCTCGCGGGGCCCCTGGCACGGATTGGGCCCTTCGAAGTAGCGCCCCGCGCACTAATTGGCTCCTCCGCCGCGGCGGCCGTTGGCGCCGCGCGGCCGTTGGCGCTGGCGCTCCCTGAGGGAGAGTTGGACGGCTGCGATGAAGACGACGACGTGGAGGCCGCAGAGACGGGGGGCCTGCCTTCGCCCACCCCTTCGCTGGAGTCCATTCCGTGCTCGCAGGGGGACGACGACGAGGCGCCGGTGGCGGCGGCACCCGCCCCGGACGACCTGCGCAAGGTGACGCTGGAGTTGGTGAGCCGGTACCTGCACGAGGCCGCCTCGGGCGACGCCGACGCCAAAGGGCCatcgggaggcggcggcgggaagaagatcCTGAAGGGCCTCCTGGGCCGCTTGGGGACCACCCACGAGGaggaggccgccgccgccgccttgacGTGCGGTGCGCAGGCGCTGGAGACCCTCCGGCGGGTCGGGGACAACATCCTCGACAAGCACCAGCTGGCTTTCCAAG GAATGCTTAGGAAGATGGAAATAAACAAAGAGGATGACCTGGAGACTGTGTCAAAAGTTGCAAAGcaccttttcagtgatggcataACAAACTGGGGTCGAATTGTGACTCTCATCTCTTTTGGTGCCTTTCTTgccaaacatctgaagagcatcaATCAGGAGAGTGCCATCGGGCCTTTGGCAGAGCTCATCACCGAGGTTCTGGTTACAGACAAGCGGGAATGGATCCTCAACAATAATGCCTGG GAGGGATTTGTTAATTTCTTCCATGTAGAGGACGTAGAAGGCAGCATCAGAAGCGTTCTGATGGCTTTTGCAGGCGTTGCTGGAATAGGAGCAGGTTTGGCTTACATGATCCGGTGA